Genomic segment of Dermacentor albipictus isolate Rhodes 1998 colony chromosome 5, USDA_Dalb.pri_finalv2, whole genome shotgun sequence:
CGTGGACAGCCATGCCGGGGTGGGAATGCGCGAGGCGGCCGGACTCCTGCGAATGATAGACGAATGAGTATACGCAAAACGTCAGGTGTTTCCAGCAAGTATATATAAAATATCGCTGTTTCGCCGATCTGTTGCGATAGAAACTATAAGTCAGCCACACGAAAGGCGCGCCATAGAATACGACGGGAATCCCCCCGTACGCGCAAGAGATCGAGCCGCCATCTTCGGTTTAACCTGGCACTCACAGGATACGGGGCTCAGCCGCGCTGTTATGGCAATTGGACTTTGTTCGGAACATTAAGACAACGGCGGAGATATGCCTGAAATGGCCGTgtaattgctctcgcaattacaGCCGAAATAATATTCTTTTCATACAAGTGTAAAGGTGGGCGCTTATGACTATAGCATCAATCAGCATAACAACATCCTCTCTTGTATTATTATGCTCTGACCCGTGATCCGCAGACGGCTAATCTACAGGACACACAGCTTAGTGCAAAGCAGGGCAGGCCATGACCAGCGGCATCTCTTCAATCTTGAAGCTGCTACGTCAACACGACGAACCCTTTAACCacactaactaaaaaaaaaaacgtcagccTTGTGTTCAGCAACTGATACATCGTTCTTTAAGTCAAATTGAGAACACGTTCTATTAAAAGAGTAAAGCCCCAGCCTAACATTGGGCCACTTTCGGGTACTCGCTACAACCCCAGCTCAATTTCAAAGTGCACTTAACTCACCAATTTCGCACGTAATCTATTATAATGAGTCATTTCGGTCGACATCTTCTTTCGCCGTACCCATTCTGCTACAAGAACGGCTTTGTTACTTCACGGAAATACCGGTGTTACTCCGTTCTAAGACGCAGCCAATATTTCAACGCCAGACCTCGGAAGTACAATGCATTCGATTATAAATAGCACAACCATACTGATATTTGAACATATAGATGTAGCCTCCTATACACCGAATCGTTACCTCATTAACttaaaggccaagcaggcccaggaccttacttgagccctaaccctcagccacgtccctctttacccttccccctttcaataaagtttataacTACCACCACCATGCTGGTAAGACAGACAGCTAGTGACTTTTTTGCTAACTTGGGAAGAACATTCGCCGTATCAGAGTTACTCTGGAAAGCAGATCACTCACCATGGCTGTTCGAGGCATAGTTATTATTAATTACCAACAGTACATGCGCAAAGTCTCACTATCAGTATCTGGCATCTTCGTGGTTGGAAGATGAACCGGTTACTAAATTGGCGGGAATTTGAACACCTTTTCTTTCATGCTACTATCAAAGAAGTATGTCGTACAATAGGTTATCCATTCAAAAATATGTGCGCGTTATAATCGCATAAACACGGTACATTTATTCTGAGCTCTAATGCGCACCATGTTATTACAATGACCGGCACTAAACGTCATGCGACAGAACCTGTCGTTCCTGCTCAAATTGTGTGGTAGATTTACATAACAAGATCTGTAAAGATATGCAGGTTACATTCACCAGTACATTCATAGCACTGAAACAATTTGCAATGGAGTGTGACGAAAATGAAAAAAGGGGTCTCTGACGTGAGCAGAATCGACGAACATCGCTTACACTTCACCATATTTCGTAACTTGGATAAAAACAATAGCATCTCATCATGAGGTTGACACGTACGCTTTTCGGGAGGAAGTACGGTGCGTCCGTCTCCAGCAGCAGCCGGTCCAAAGGAACCTTGCGGCCGACCTCAGCAACCGGACCCGCGTTTTGAAATCCCACCAGCGGAGTCAGCCCGAGGCACAGCTTGGGGAATGTGTCCATCCACAGCTGCGCCTCGGACCAGTCCCCGGTAAAACAGTGGCGGTGTATGGGCCAGTCAGCCGGCAGCATCTGATTGGGCGAGAAGATAGGAGCGAGTGGTTAGCACTGCCACGGACGATGCTCCGAGTGTGTGGGTGTCATGTGTCTCTCTAACACTATGTTGAGAACAATTGTGACGATGAAATATATGAGGCGCTTCTCGCTGATGAAATCATACCAGCAGGCAGGACCAACGCCAAACAAATCAGATTTAGAGAGAATACAAAAAACGCGCTCCTGAAGCAGGAGTATGTTAAGTGCTGCATTTATTGTGAGTGCACAACGTACGACTATTTGGACAAGTTGGTGATGGAAACAGTGCTGAAATATTGGCTGGAAACGTGAAATACTTTATCGAGATATAACGTTCGTAATCTCAGAATTGTACGCCTACAGCGTACTTACCGTAGCTCTGGGAAGTAAAACACGAAAGTGAAAAACCGGTGCCATAGCCACGTGTTACATCACGCAATATGGCATTAGATTGGTATTATTTTACCCTGAGCTCTAGTAAAAATGAGGGACTCATCCTTTCCCGAACAAATGGCTGATTCAAATCTTTACATACAATTGGGCGATATCTTATAACAAGGAAATACGCAATGGCGTAATCAGGTCCGCAACGTCATGCCCCAACGCAGTGCTGCCGACATTGAAGTTTCCGGATAGGCTGTAAGAAGCCATGAATCCCTCCGTAGAACGAGTCACAACAATGCTCGGGTATAGACAACGTGCTAGTCTATAGATAATCCCTGTAATAAAGACTAGTCAAGCTAGCAGTGCTACAGAGATGCCGCCTTACCTCCTTGAGGATTCTCAGTGTATCCATTGAGGAATCCCTGGAATGGATAACAATGGGCAGCCGCCCATTCCTCCCCAGTGTCAGCTGTCGTCGAAACACGCGCTGTTGTAACGCCCGGTCGCATTTGTTCCTGCAACGTGCGAACACAAAGGTAAGCGACTCGCTATACAATTAGTTGTCACCGTTAACGCATGCACTGAATTCAGATAAACGCTACTCTTGATTTGAAAAGCTTATTTTGTAGCTTAATTTACTACAAACCACCCAGGGAAGGCGTGGACTAAGCTTATGGTAGAATTTTTATCATGCAAGCTTCACAGACTAAAACACAGATTCAGGATGACAACACTTTTACAACCCTGGGGTTTTGAAATGTGAAAACCAAGAGATTTATTTTAAACTTTGCATTCCGCACCAAATCGCAGTGCGGTCATGCCCCCCAAAAAGAAAAAGGCTACGCTCTGCAACGTCGAGCCATTGTGATTGAACAGCGCTACAAACAGTATTTTTGTAGTCAACATTTTTTTGAGAAAATGAATTGATCAACTACTTCCAAAACAGAAAAGAGGAATGGGTGCCCACTCGCTAAGCTCGGTGAGCCTAAGATCCACCCACACTAAATTCATGGCAGACAGAACTCACTTGCTGGAATAATCGAGTCCAATATCGCCGAGTGCGACGACGCTTGGCTGCTCCAGGGCCGCCATGAGGTCGTCATCGATGTCCTCATCATACTGCCGGGCCATGTGTGGGTGGCATCCGAAAGCAGCCCAGACACCTTCCTCGGACAGGAGTCCCTCCCACACGTGGCGCTGCGTAGATTGCAAACTTCGGCGTCAAAATCAAGTCCTCAGTTCGCGGGTAAAAAATACGGCATTTGCGGGAGAGCTTAACCGTAGAGTTGCGCGAATACTTCATTAAAGCAAGGCATTACATGCTGAGTTGGTCGAAAGTTACTTGGTGAAACCatagagcgagaaagagagaagggaagacggaaaggcagggaggttaaccagactgagtccagtttgctaccctacacagggggggggggagtgaaagagcgagagagagaacttaggtgtaggatgtctatagtcgggcactcaagtctgttgccctcaggtagcgaaaaagcgctcgaactgctttctgggccaatgaactgtgaacCATAGAATCCTGTTCCCAATATACAGGGGGAGATATGCGCAAATTAATACCATTGTGCGCACGATTCAGAGCTGCCATACGGAGTGCAGTGACGAACGACCCATTTCGCGCGATTACAATAGGCGTGCCGGTGCAAAATATTCTACGAACCCGTCCGCTTTCGCTGTTCCCCATACCCCATAGGTAGAAAGGAAGCGGTAAGCCTAGGCCAGAAATGCCTAAACTTATACTAAAAGGCGGAAAGCAAGCAGTATGCGACGTCTTGGTAAAAACACGACCTGTGACGATTCAAAGTGATAAAAGAGGGCCGAAAACGAGCAGATTTGCCACTCGAGCATGTGACACTCGAATCCCCATGTGCATCATGGCTGCGAATAACAAATTCCGCACAACATCGACCGCTTTAAAATGCTTCGCGTTTCTTGGATAGTTTCCGTGCAGAAAGTTTCCCCTTATCACTTTATGAAGCGCTGTGAATCTACCATTATATTTCTTCATAATCTATACTGGAAAACGTAAGCGACATTACCCATATATTCTCGAATGAGCTCTGTTTTTTAAATCCGCCCCTTCGTGGCGGCGATCTATACCTGTAGTCGAAAGAGCTGCTTCCGTTTTTCAGAACCACGAATTCTCCCAGGGCAACTGCAGTATTATAAAAAACGTCTACGCGGCCGAATAAAAGCAAAGATATGTGCTAAAGCTATCCGTGTTTCCATACAATGACAACTGGGTTATTGATTTCCGGCTATTTCTATTTAACAGCCTAATTTGCCTTTCATTGATCTACGCATTCCAAAGACGTCCGAATACATTAGGTTATCGAAAATAGTACCTTCTTGAATGTGGCGGGGTCGCAGAAGATGGCGACGCAACCTTCATAGCACGTGGGGAATGTCTCCCAATTCCTCGCCCTGAACTGGGCGTAGGAGCCGTGGTGGGCAGTTCTCCTAAAAAGAAAGTCCAAATGACAATGGGTGTCTATGAGGCCCACTTTTGAAGAGATCGTGTACGGCCACCGCTTGACGACTGGTGACGTCATCGTGGCTGTCCTCGAGGTTGAGATGACTCTTCCCGTTTGGAGCACGAGATCACTTGGCGAAAGTGTTGGTGTCCTGCAGGCAAAGGATATCATAACTTACTATTATTACTCACTCATAAACAAGAAAGCGTAAATCAATGTGAAAGAGAAAGccttaaaaaaaatcattaagcacTGCACAAGCGCTGACGTTTCCTATAAATGGGCTATTGGAAAATAAAGTACTTCCCCATATGTTCCCGATTACCGATACTATTAAGGCCGCTTAGCGCTGGGTTGCGATGTTCTAGCCTCATGGCACTAAAATTCAGAATGCGATAATCAGTTGCCTATCGAAATAGAAAGGTAAATCCCAAATAAAAGGCTTGCTTCAACAAATTAAATTACTCCGGTGCTATACCTTCGCGTCTCTTGACTATCAAACATTTGCATCTTTTGAAAGGATTCATTGAAGCAAGAAGGGGTAATGATAAGGGGAATCTAACCTGTGAATCACTGAGCAACAGTCTCCAACGGCGTCTCTGCTTCGTCGTGCACAAAAACACGTGGTCGTCGGACGTGCACTGTCGACAATGCCAATCCGAAGATTTGGTAGCGAATGTTCCTTCGTACAGATGACGGCGAATATATAGGCAGGAAAGAGAGAGGTTCGAAGGGGGAGAGGAGGTGGCGCGTGGTGGAGTTCCCCCTCCACTCACTTTTTTACGCCAGGTGGACTTCTTTACAACAGCCAATCTTAAGCCTCGAAATTGGAGAGGAGAAAGCAGGCGCTCCGAACTTGCAGAGGGGGGCGTCACAGGCGGGAACTGCTCCTTCCTTTGTATACACGCTGCCTAGAACCTATGGTGGGGTAACAAAAAAAGGCAGGGGCCCATGGAGGGTCCTCAGAAAAATAAAAACAGGCAAGCCCAACGAGTCTTGGGGCGGAATGTTTCTTGAGAAAGTATAGACTATTTTACGGAAGCGTTTAggtgccgccatcttgggctgttaACGCTGCTGTTTTCTGTCTTTTAACGACGAAGTGTACGTTGCTACAGTCAATTCGAAAGTTCGAACATAGTCGTACAAATGCGTTCACCGTTTCATGACCATGTTACGTCACTTCTAACAAAACATAGAATTAGTTTGCCTAACAGCCCAAGATTGTGGCGGCCATGAAGCCAATACAAAATCATACATATGCCAGGTGGCTGATTACAGTGTGacggtggatggatggatacatcTCATAGTTTGACCAAACGTTACGGCGATCCTGATTCAAGGGCCCCTTAGATTTCAGTGATATTTCGAGGCCAATAATTGGAAACTTTGATGTGTAGGCTACCAGAAAACGACTCTAACATGCTATTTACTTCAAGTAAGACGCTAAAAACTGACACGCCATAGGGCGGCTGTGAAGAAGGATTACCAGTCAAGCTGTTTTGCACACGAAATAGAAGTTACACACAATTTATATCAAGGGTATAAGCAAATTTATTTCTATTGAGCGGCACCGGCGGACATACAGAATAAAGACAGAAACACACGTAGAAATTTATTCTGGATCGGCGGAACACGAGcgaacacacatttttttttatcactgtGCCTTAGTCGGTGGTCTTATCAGGACCATGTTCGTATCAACCGCTTCATTCTATGCTGAAGCTTATACGTGACATCACTTGGATATGCATTTATTGCCCttatcggtggtcatcgtgactaCAGTACGCGCACACATTTTCGCAGCAGCGCTCTTAATTTATGCCTGCGCAACGAGAAATGTCTCCATCACGTGAgataatgaatggctcatacctcgtaagcaataaaaaatatatatatttgacaaagcactctgatatttatttttatttattttatttagaaatactgtcaaccctcagttaagggtcataacagggagggatgttacatatacgttcatacaaaacagcgagatacaaaagaaatatgcacatacactacagtgtcctacggatacaatacaagatactatatacagactgtaaggcatgtattcaaatgttcaactagctgccgcacgcacacaaacagaaaaaaggaaaaagagaaaaaagaaaagaaaaacactttacaatatccacatggtacagttttagtaaagaacattgattgcatttgtaaacaatgcagtatcagaactgcgaacaatttgtgcaggcagcttgttccacagctctattcaatctgggaagaacgaacaacgaaaggcattggttcgggacaagtacggtttaatagcttcactatgacttaagcgggagctcagtctgcctggaggttttaaatacaactgtttattaatttttagttcaccatgaaatatttgaaataacgtttttactctctgcttcttgcaccgaTCTTACAACAGTTCAAGACCGCAAGACTTTAACATCGCCGAAACGGAGTCTGTCCTATATTTCGAGCAAATAAAACGCGCCGCCCGGCGTTGCACCTTCTCTATTTTGGCCCACATTACCTTTTGATGGGGCGCCCATGCTACTAACGCATATTCTAGGGATGGTCGAATAAGAGATCTCTAAGCCAGCAGTTTAACATCTTTTGTTGCCCTCCCCAGCTTTGCTCTTAAAAAACCAAATTTCTTCTGTGCCGCAGAGCACACTTTTTCTACTTGATTGTGCCATTTTAAATCATGCGAAATagagacaccaagatatttgaaacaaggaacattaactagattgtagcctagaatatcgtactgaaaagtaaaaatattcttttttgcagtgatatgcgtgtatgtggtcttatcaaaattgattcgcatttcccacttgtcacaccaactcccaaacgcctgaaggtttcggttgagcttaatctgatcctctaaacaagataccggcgcaaaaatcaagcagtcatctgcaaagagttttatcttagcagaactatctaaagcggttgctacatcattgatgtaaagcagaaaaagtgttggccctaacacggacccctgtggtatTCCTGAATATACATCTACAAAACCAGACTCGGAACCATCAACGCGAACTGCCTGCTTGCGGTTGGTTAAATAattttcaatccattttagaatgtcgccatttatacctgctttgtacagtttaaaaagtaatttacgatggggaaccttatcaaaggctttggcaaaatcaaCGCATATAACATCCATTTGTTCACGGTTGTCCATAGCTTTGTAAAAATCGTGTAATGTCTCAATGAGCTGTGTCACTGTGGAAAGTCCCCGTCGGAACCCATGCAGGCATGCACAAAGGAGGCCATTTGATTCCAGGAAGGTAATTATATGTTTtgctatgacgtgttccataaccttgcagcaaactgacgtAAGGGATACAGGACGGTAGTTATTTATTAGAGTACGATTGCCACTTTTAAATATGGGGATAACTACTACACAACGCCAGTCCTGTGGCACGGAATTGGTGCTTAgtgatttctgaaaaataattacCAAATAAAATGATATCCACTCAGCATACATTTTCAAAAAGCCAGTAGGTATTCCGTCTGGCCCAGAAGCCTTCTTGTCATCTAACTGTAGCAACTGCTGGAATACGCCCCTCTGAGTAAAGTTGATAGCATCCATGCATGGAACTTTCGCTGAAAGATTCCCCATCATCTACTGGAAATGGTCGATCACTGCGCGTGAATACTGAttggaaatatttatttaatcCATCAGCGATAACACCTTTTTCTTCTACTACACGATTTCCTACcgtcatttgctttatttttttgtttctgcggTCTAAATAACGCCAGAATTTTTCTGGGGAAGTCTTAAGAAAGTCACTTAGAGTGCgattaaaaaaatgtttgcttcgaACTGAGTAGCAAAGCCTTTATTCTCTGACGTACTGCGTGTATTTCCCTAGGATCTGCTTTTCCTTTGCGCAGCCTTTTTAATTTCCGTTTCGCGTGAACAATATCCCTAGTTATCCATGGGTTACTCCGCTTCGTTTTCTTGAGTCGGGTCGGAACAAACTTATCTATGCAGACTTTAATAATAGCTTGAAAGCGCTGCCACAAATCTTCAACTGTTTCTATCTCGGAGACATTTTCAAATTcgttgaaacacttttctaaataaTCTAGAATAGACGTATCATCGGCCTTAGCATAGTCTTTGATTTCAACACGTACAGTAGGTTTTGTAGGTGGTGGTGTAGAAGTAAGCACATTCAGCAAAATGATTTTGTGATCGGATATACCATCGGTGACTGCCATTTCATAATCGCCTACTTCATGGGAAAGGAACACCAAGTCAAGCAATGACTGCTATTGGGACGTTATACGTGTGTTTTCCTTCACTATTTGCCTTAAGTTATGAAAAAATGTGATATCCAATAAGTTTTCGGCACTAtaaatttctttatttccaggCGAAATAAGTTCCCAATCGATATGTGGCAAGTTAAAATCAGCAGTCATTATTAGCCTGGTGTTCCTGTTTACATGTGAGCAAAGAAACGTATTTAACATATCTAGAAACTCGGGTGAAGTAGTTGGCGACCTATAGACGACTCCTATGAGATACGACATGCCAGAAAACATGATTTTACACCACACCGATTCCGACAAGTCACACATAACcgtacaggctgtcagcgatgatttaacaataatggccacaccaccaccacgagaGTCCCGATCCCACCTGAGCATTGTGTAGCCAGGTGGGATAATACAGTCGCAAGAAATAGCACTgttgagccatgtttctgtaatgCAAACGACGTGCGGTCTCTCAGATAGCAACAGACATTCTAATTCAGTAACCTTGTTAAGAATACTGCGAGCATTGAACGAAACGATTCTGAGCTATGCTGTATTTGAACTGCAGGAAGGCATGCCCTCCTTGTCATTGCAAGCTTCCCCCGAGACGTTGCGATTGCTATGGCGGCCCTTATCACGGCGTTCTTGGCAAAGAATACGCTCGTTGCGGCTGTGATCCCAGGCATATAGACAGTCATCAATCTTAAGCTTATCATGAACCAGAGACACCTTTTGCTTGCTGTCCCTTTCTACAATAGCAGATTTCCATAGTTTCTTTCTAACGTCTGCAGTTTCTTTTGCGTAATCATTGCTGACGTGAACAGATATTCCCTTAAGTTTCTTGCAATTCTTTAGAATACTGTCCTTTTCCCTGCTGTCATAGAATTTCATTATGATAGGTCTATGTTTTTCTGGCTTCTTCCTTCCAATACGGTGAATTCTTTCTATTGTGGTGACATGGACACCTAgttcttttttaaaaatgttATCTACAACAGCTGCCCTGAGATCTGACTGTTTCATTCGCCTTTTCCGGGACACCAAACACTAAAAGGTTGTTACGCCGCCCACGGTTTTAAAAGTCAACTAATTTTTTGGCCTGTTGCCTGACAGTATCCTCGAGCTTATCTATTGTTGTGGTCATCTCCTGGATTACCACAAGGTAATCTGACAGCTTTTCTGTCCTTGCTGAGAGAGAACACCAATTTGTTCTTGAATTGAATTAAGTTTTCGGTCGGTTTCTGCCTGGTTGTCTAGAATGGCCTTCAAATATTTTTCCGTCAGGGGCCCTGGATTCTCCTCGATATCCCCCGATGTCAACAACAACAGCATCACTGACCAGCAGTCAACCAAAATGGCGCGACATCTGCGAGGGCATGGCAGAACTACGAGAAATCTATCGTCACTGCGATAGGAAATAGAATCAGGCCATGAACCAACCTGCAAAACGAGCAGTAGCTTTTCAGCCATGCTGTCCCTCAGGcgtgtgccgtgccctctgaggACGTGGGTGTCGAGGTGCTGCCTTTGTAGAAGTTCCGCCGATGACGTAATTCTCGAAAGAAGCTTGTCGACGAATCGGAAATCCGTGATGTCCCCCATGCGGCCAAGTAGGAATGACGGGCCACGCGGCTTGCATGTTGTCGCATCCGATAGCATGTCGTTGTCGAGATGATACGGCAGGCAGGATGGCAATCCATCCCAAGTGATCGCTGTACCCGAAAACCACGACGTGACCTGCAAAACGAGCAGTAGCTTTTCAGCCATGCTGTCCCTCAGGcgtgtgccgtgccctctgaggcCGTGGGTGTCGAGGTGCTGCCTTTGTAGAAGTTCCGCCGATGACGTAATTCTCGAAAGAAGCTTGTCGACGAATCGGAAATCCGTGATGTCCCCCATGCGGCCAAGTAGGAATGACGGGCCACGCGGCTTGCATGTTGTCGCATCCGATAGCATGTCGTTGTCGAGATGATACAGCAGGAAGGATGGCAATCCATCCCAAGTGATCGCTGTACCAGAAAACCACGACGTGACCTGCAAAACGAGCAGTAGCTTTTCAGCCATGCTGTCCCTCAGGAGTGTGCCGTGCCTATTAATATGAGAATGCCTATTAATAACTAATCCACTGAAAATACATGTCCAAGTGATGAGACGTATAAGCTTTTTCATTGAAGGGAGCAATTTTAATCAAACTCTGGAGCTGTGTTCTTGCACACAAatatttgttgacggacacggCAAATGCACGGAACGCTGGCCATaaatcaggctattaggataattacattCAGCCCATATAACCACAGCGCCTCGTATTttttacgaactaatcacattctttcAGCCACACAACCCGTTAAATATAACCCAGGTGCCCTTTTGTTCCGTCAAATCAATTACGTTTACACTGTAAAGgcggtcccattgcagtctttgacttcgtGGCCTCCTTCTGTACATTAACATCTTGTGATCTTCTAATCACCTCAATAAAAACCGAACATGATTCTGACCATCATAAAGAGCTTCACTGTAATAAGTGATTCACAAATATGCGTCAGGAAACTGAAAAGTGATACCAAGCCGGCTACCATAGTGCGGAATTTCTATCTGCTTTGTGT
This window contains:
- the LOC139060502 gene encoding putative deoxyribonuclease TATDN2, with the translated sequence MTSPVVKRWPYTISSKVGLIDTHCHLDFLFRRTAHHGSYAQFRARNWETFPTCYEGCVAIFCDPATFKKRHVWEGLLSEEGVWAAFGCHPHMARQYDEDIDDDLMAALEQPSVVALGDIGLDYSSKNKCDRALQQRVFRRQLTLGRNGRLPIVIHSRDSSMDTLRILKEMLPADWPIHRHCFTGDWSEAQLWMDTFPKLCLGLTPLVGFQNAGPVAEVGRKVPLDRLLLETDAPYFLPKSESGRLAHSHPGMAVHVATRLSHMRRIPVEEILGAVRENTRKVYNI